GAATTATCGCCAAGCTGCCGGAGCTGTTGCGTTAGACTCGACTCTTTCGTCGGCTGTTTCTATTAAACCGCCCCATGTCGTTGCGTGAGCGTGCCCGTCCTGGGCTGGGAATCATCGAGCCGTGCCTGAAACTGTCCCCATGAGCTTGTTCGCTGCCGCCTTATCATGGCTTTTGCTGATCGTAAGTGTGCCAGTCGCGCATTCACATGCCGCCCTTTCGCACGCGAGCCCATCGGCCGGCTCGGCCCTAAGTGCAGCTCCACAAGAGGTGACGCTCACATTCACGGACACGCTTGAGGCCGCATTCTCGAACCTCACAGTGACGGACGCGAACGGCATCGAAGTCAGCCAAGATAAGGGGCGAGTGAACGGCAACGTGATGCGAGTGAGCCTAAAACCCTTGAGCGCCGGAATCTACAAGGTGAATTGGCGCGCGGTATCCACCGACACCCACAAGACCGAAGGCAGTTTTACACTCAGCGTTGACGCCCACTGAATGCACTAACAGTGATCTGATGTCCGCTTTCGGAGGTAAAGCGGACATGGCGCAAACCTCCGAGAATGTCTGCTTCTGATGCTGTGGACGGCGCCAGCTCCGACGTATCGAAGTGCTATACTGGTTGGGTTGAAAGCGAGAGCAACCAAGGAGGTGAAACCACTGCCAACCTGGGAGCTGAAGCTTTGAAGGAATTGGCGAGGACACGACGACGTAATGCAGACAAGGTCGATCCGGGGATCGGGAGAACCCGCTTGGGTCAGCGCATCTTTGAATGCGTGCTTACGATTGGGACCCGATCCGCGCAGAGCATTAGGGCCAGCGGCACATCCGCCGCATCAACAGGCCGGACACGTGACCGCACCCGACCAATGCTGCAGCTACGTCAGAAAGTTCTTGCCAAGACGCCGTCCACACGTGACCCAAAGCGGACTGAGGACTCCGTCACTCGGAAATCCTTGCGGCAGCCTCGGCTTGATCGCGCATTACGTAGCCA
The nucleotide sequence above comes from Acidobacteriota bacterium. Encoded proteins:
- a CDS encoding copper resistance protein CopC, which translates into the protein MSLFAAALSWLLLIVSVPVAHSHAALSHASPSAGSALSAAPQEVTLTFTDTLEAAFSNLTVTDANGIEVSQDKGRVNGNVMRVSLKPLSAGIYKVNWRAVSTDTHKTEGSFTLSVDAH